DNA sequence from the Dreissena polymorpha isolate Duluth1 chromosome 3, UMN_Dpol_1.0, whole genome shotgun sequence genome:
CATCTATATTTATTCGACCTTGAATAATTTAACAACTTCCATCACTTTAATGCTATATGTATGTTATTGTGTTAATTCAAGCTGTAAAGACGTAAGTTAACATTTGGTGACTCACACATACTTTATTAAACGTGCTGAAGTGAGGTATTTAATGATAAGATGAGCAATTTATTCTACATAGTGAGCgttaaatgcattatttgtaaaaacaaggGACCTATTCACAATTAAACAAGTAACCAAATGCTCTTTTCAGCGGGACAATAAATTCAATATATGTtgatgtaccaagttagtgttcgtgtgtcttatgaatagatatcgtcgcggaaaattaaaatggaataaatcgtgccacaaaaaaataaaacgagcattttgtatctcgttaaatctatgttaccataccacatctagcgttaaaattttggctattggTAAATTAAAcgttgattttttatgtaaaaattttattttttcaaaacatcGTACGAATTTTTCGTTAATGTGAGTTTTcttactttaaatatattttcgttaaataatattgtttctagaggtccctggttcgaaaaGGAAAGGAGGcacaattttaattttgttttttaataattattttcatctatatgtaatattatagttttataattaaattcatttaaggactttcttttttttcaaaaaataagatgCGGAAATAGGTAAACAAATCCATTTGCacagaagtgtttttttttaatgaatttcaggTATGAGCCTGGTTATATGGTCTCTCTGCGGCCTGATTGCCTTTATGATGGGGCTTGTCTACGCCGAGCTGGGAACCATCATACCGCGTTCCGGTGGAGACTTTGTCTACATCCGCAAAGGATTCGGACCAGTTCCGGCTTTTCTTGCTGTGTGGGTCATACCTTTATTCGTGCAAACTTCATCAACAGCGGTCTTAGCACTGGTGTTTGCGGACTATTTATTACCTTTAGTTTATGGCTCATGCCCTCCTCCGAATGTTCTTAGGAAACTAATAGGCGCGTTGTTAATAATAACAATTGCAATATCAAACATCGTCAGCCCAAAGTTTGGTGTCTTTGTCCAGATGATTAGCACTGTTGCTAAAACGCTCGCACTGATTATCATTGCCATAACAGgaattgttttcatattaaaaggTCGAACTGAGAATTTAACAAATGCGTTTGATGGTTCGGCTTCAGAAGTGACATCTTATTCACTAGCAATTTATAGCTGCGCCTTTGCTTACTCTGGATACATCCGCATCGGTGAAATAGCTGATGAAATCATCAATCCACAAAAGAATATTCCACGCGCGCTTATGATTTCTATAACATTGGTGACTGTGATTTACGTCGTTGTCAATACATCATACTTTGTCCTTTTGCCCAAGCCAGAATTTTTAGGATCGCCCGCTGTTGCCTATGATTGGGCTTTAAAGTGTATTCCATCCGTTGCTATATTCGTACCTATCAGTGTCATGATTTCCGTCTACGGATCAAATAATGGCGGATGTTTTGGATCAGCTAGAGTCATGTTTGCGGCCGCCAGAGCGGAACTATACCCCGAAGCTATTTCTTTTCTCCATGCTAAAGATTCTACCCCAATCATATCCTTAGTTTTATTTCACATAATTTGCATAATAATGTTGATACCCGGTGATATTCAACAGCTTATTAACTTCCTTAGCTTTATGAGGTCCTTTGTTACACTTTTGTCGTCTCTTTCACTTTTGCGCCTCAAGTGGTTATCGAGAAAGGAACCTAAGAAAACAGGATTTCGTACAAACATCATTTTCCCGATCGTAACAAGTTTAATTGCAGTGTTTCTCATAGTCGCACCATTTATTAATTCTCCCAGAATCGAATTTCTGTATAGCGCAGCTTTCGTGTTTGGTGGATATTTTCTCTACTTTCCATTCGTTCATTTTGACTGGAAGCTACCAGGAACAGACAGAATTACGGTATTCCTGCAATTGTTATGTAATAGTTGCCCGACTGAGAAAATCGACTAGATATATATTTAATCAGAAGATATACGCAAAATTATAAGATGTATCATTCGTACTTTACAATTCAGTAGCGACATAGGACAAATAAATCATACGCAAAACAGGTGAAAAAATGCCAATATATACATGTTGTTCATTGACGTAACATTTTTATTACCGTGTATGCTTTGATAAGGGTTATTGAGTCAATTTGTTATATATCAAGGTgtttaatgtatcttatttacaTTGGCATGCATTTTTCCACTTCCTGTTTGAATGCAGATTGGTTGCTAATCAATGATATAGGGGATTACAGAGCATATGGGTATGGGTATCATTTAATAAGAGACATACACCAATTTTATTTCTCTGACTCAAACTGATAGCGAATAATTGTTTTTCTTAGTACCGTATGTTGTGATATCTGTAACGAATTGGGACGGGAAAATCAATTCCGCTGGTTAGTGCTGTTGCTGAAAACACATCACGAAAACGCTTGTTTAGAACTGGATTATGGGGAGAGTCTGACAATTATCAATACAAATTAGCAAGGGCTTGCTTTGAGAGCAGTATATCATTTATCTATGGCCTTAGATGTCACGTTGATATATGGTCAATTATAAGGGTTTTTAACCCGCCTGTTCATGTCTGAGATGTAACGATAATATGTAAATAGAGGTTACGTTATGCGAAGTACTGTACTGTAagtttttttgtatatatgtgAGATGTTGAGGTCCGCTTTTATCATCTCGCTATAAGATTCATATGAATATACTGTGGCATATATTACAAAGTCATGCTTGAATGTTGTATTTAGTATATATAGTTACATGTAAATACGTTAATGATTGTTCATTCGCACTAAATGCATTTTTTGTCTATAATTAATTTGCTAGAGTTTTCGTTGATATAATTCGTTGCATGTGAATTCACTTTTCTCGTTAAGTTCGTTGTCTTATGCGCGAAATGCAATGGTTCATAACACTTACATTATGTCTTAAAtcgaaattttaattaaataaaatattattattcctgtagtacaaatatatttattcgtGTAGTACAAGACGGACATGCAAATATACATACGATTACATTTATGGAAAGAAGCCTATTTTGCTCTTTATACAAAGAAAAATTCTATTAGGTACTTATATATGAAAAGTTGTTTGACTTGCTCAAACTGGCACATTATGATCCGGTCATCAGACGAAAAGACTCCTTACAGTGCTTCCTGGTCTATGCTTTCGTTAGCATCGTGACAATTCAGAACTGAAATGATTTTCAAAGCACACTTCTTTAGGTACTTCCAATTTCACTAATATATAGGCTCaacttttaatataataatataatattttgctaaaatatgatttaattacaTAGGTTCTTACCAAATACACATAAAGAGAAACTTCGGTTGCACCAACCGGAGAGAAAACACTTATTACACAATGCGGTCATCTATTTATGGCAACGAACCAATTTCCAGTGAGACAGAAAACAATGCACTAGACGAAGATCTACATAAAATACGTTCTAACACGAACaaaactggggtcaccgcattgaaACATTCAACGAAAATTGACTGGAGGTTTGCAGCGGTTTCAATGACCTTCTAACATCACACTTTTCCCAGAaattttaataaatcattaacGTGAACATAACATTTACCGTATAgcatcaatattaaaatatacacTAAATTAAAGTGGATACAACTAATTTAATATCTTTCAACGTCACGGTCATCTAGAGTTCAGATCACTAGCACCGTAACTTATAGACGGTTAATACAATAAACTCAGAAAAAGTATCAACAACATCtcgtcttaaaaaaataaataaggccaaatatttaaaaaaaaaacttgcgtTTCGAAATGTATATATTTAGCCACAAGAAATAGTAGAagttaaattctttaaaaaaaagtttcagtgttcaaatgaaatattattgaaacagcAAGGTAAGATAACACTATCATGATTATATAGGCCATACCAAGATAGATCATCTTAAAAGCATTTATATGGAGTACCATTttggtcgaaagtcaacaagaccaactagataaaaagagaaatgtacttcgacgtacaaatatgaaatacacttcgaagtatatatatttgtatgtcgaagtacaatttgttattgggtacgaaaacaagtttgggtacgacaaaaaatttcggtacgaaaaaaaatgtgggtatgaaatAATGTGGGTatgaacaaaattgggtacgaaaaaaatttgagtacgaaaacaattgggtacgaagaaatttgggtacaaaacaaatttggataagaaaataaatttgggtacgaaaaaaatagggtacgaaaaaaaattcggtgcgaaaaaaatgggtacgtaaaattttgggtacgaaaaaaaatgtgggtacgaaaaaaaaattgggtacgaaataaaattgggtacgaacaatgtTGGGTACCAAAAAACATTTGGAGGTACGGGGAAGTTGTACCCGTGTActtctcgataaatttgaaagaggacgggaacggTACGAAAATTGGGTACGATACAAAATTtaggaacgaaaaaaaaattcggtaggattaaaattgggtacgaacaaaatcttgcgtacgaaaaacaaattgggta
Encoded proteins:
- the LOC127871540 gene encoding b(0,+)-type amino acid transporter 1-like, with protein sequence MANTPKEELSNTIVIAETLTYTSNVLERMLKDVGKTHPDEERRVNEEATPRDPRFGPATKIELDVVNPKQHIGLFGAVTFGIGSMIGSGIFISPKASLAFAGSQGMSLVIWSLCGLIAFMMGLVYAELGTIIPRSGGDFVYIRKGFGPVPAFLAVWVIPLFVQTSSTAVLALVFADYLLPLVYGSCPPPNVLRKLIGALLIITIAISNIVSPKFGVFVQMISTVAKTLALIIIAITGIVFILKGRTENLTNAFDGSASEVTSYSLAIYSCAFAYSGYIRIGEIADEIINPQKNIPRALMISITLVTVIYVVVNTSYFVLLPKPEFLGSPAVAYDWALKCIPSVAIFVPISVMISVYGSNNGGCFGSARVMFAAARAELYPEAISFLHAKDSTPIISLVLFHIICIIMLIPGDIQQLINFLSFMRSFVTLLSSLSLLRLKWLSRKEPKKTGFRTNIIFPIVTSLIAVFLIVAPFINSPRIEFLYSAAFVFGGYFLYFPFVHFDWKLPGTDRITVFLQLLCNSCPTEKID